A stretch of DNA from bacterium:
TTGCAAATATGGCGGCTGTTCCATTCCCCTGATGGAGGTCACAATCAAAAACAAGGGCTTGTTTTATCTTTTTTTCCTCTTTTAAAGCCTTTATACAAACAGCAATATCATTTAGCATACAAAATCCCTCGCCATGGTCAGGAAATGCATGGTGAAATCCCCCACCAATATTTATTCCAATCCTTTGCTCTAAAGCATGCCTTCCCGCAAGTAATGTTCCAGCGCAGGCATATTGAAATGCACTAAAAAGCTCCCTTGAATATGGAAGTTCAAGGATAGATTCCTCTTGATGAGACAATGCTCCCCTCTTTAACTTATCTATATATGATGGACTATGCACAAGAAGAAGGGTTTCAATATCTGCGGGTGGTGGTGGAACTATATCCCTCTTTAGAATTATCCCATTCTCTATAAGCTTTTCTACCACAAGCCTATATTTCTCCATAGGAAAAACATGGCTTCCTATATTCGCATAATAATGTGGGGAATAGACAATCTTCATGTTAAAATTATAGCAACAATTATGCCAAGAATTCCGCCAGCAATAACCTCAATTGGGCTATGACCTAAAAACTCCTTTACCCTTTCCATATCTATCCTTCCATCCTCAATCATTTTATTTAAAATCCTTGCCTGTTGTCCAGATGACCTCCTTACCGATGCCGCATCATTCATAATGATAAATGTAAAAACCAGGGCTATGATAAATAAAGAAGATGTCCATCCCTCTGTTCTTCCAATTGCCACTGTTAAGGCAACGCTTCCTCCTGAATGGCTGCTTGGCATGCCACCTGTTCTAAATAGGGTTCTTGCATTAAATTTGTGATGCTTTATCGTATAAATAAAGGATTTTATTACCTGGGCGATTATCCAGGATAAAAATGGTGCTAAAAAAAAGGGAAGGGAGACAACCTCAAAAAATGTTTACAACTAATGAGAGTTCTTTCTTTTTTATAGGACCAATAAATGCAAAGGAATATTGCGATGGTAAAAAGATGCTATTTGCCAAATCTAAAATGTCTTTTGAAGATACCTCATCAATCATTTTAATAATTTCATCTATGCTAAATTGCCTCTTAAAATATGCCTCCTGCTTTGCCAATCTTTCCATCCTATTTGCTGTATTCTCTAAGCTT
This window harbors:
- a CDS encoding histone deacetylase; protein product: MKIVYSPHYYANIGSHVFPMEKYRLVVEKLIENGIILKRDIVPPPPADIETLLLVHSPSYIDKLKRGALSHQEESILELPYSRELFSAFQYACAGTLLAGRHALEQRIGINIGGGFHHAFPDHGEGFCMLNDIAVCIKALKEEKKIKQALVFDCDLHQGNGTAAIFAKERWSIFTYSIHQDKIYPLIKQRSSLDVALPNGTSDEEYLSIISSDLPQIIERFCPDFIIYVAGADPYYDDQLGALKLTMDGLIKRDEIVLENAKKRNIPIVIVLAGGYAHKLEDTVLIHYNTIKKAIEIFS